In Candidatus Contubernalis alkalaceticus, the following proteins share a genomic window:
- a CDS encoding capping complex subunit for YIEGIA, which translates to MQVSISKIILAAVTLEPDKVAGSIPTFIVSEREEQQKISQYLGRILEGVVHDLENGVFIIVKH; encoded by the coding sequence ATGCAGGTTTCCATCAGTAAAATAATTCTGGCGGCTGTAACTTTGGAACCGGATAAGGTTGCCGGGAGTATCCCTACTTTTATTGTTAGTGAAAGAGAAGAACAACAAAAAATTTCACAATACTTGGGAAGAATTCTGGAGGGTGTGGTTCATGACCTGGAAAACGGAGTATTTATCATAGTTAAACATTAG
- the spoIIP gene encoding stage II sporulation protein P → MKKLLRRITLAVVVSLIIIVCVFQLLSLDSTSEMDTVTSQTQTVESQEFFELLNLDEATEGNYYSMVDENDHRIMRTARHIHVGDQYICGKNKLYEVHSVVDYTAHAREIERTQAGSSFFSDFISSVGERLNFNIPVLLQSQEAQQENRLLGVYHSHGAEAYVPGDGEESIDEGGGILDVGRSLAQALEDKGIEVIHSEETHVPHDSGAYVRSRRTAEEMLQEDPDALFDVHRDAVPPDEYLAEVEGEERVQIQLIVGRQNQNASNIQQFAEGLKEKGDELYPNLVKGIFMAQGNYNQDMSPNAMLLEVGAHENEKAGAQESVVLFADVISKYLYGTDEGGEQIGLTQDSPGGPGGTAITQVFSLLALVVAALAAYLLISTENLEEAKAKLKHFTSKEFRDIAGGKIKQKFNNQENTEFAEEISPEDSSSSEENDPEEGEKDSQE, encoded by the coding sequence GTGAAAAAATTACTTAGGAGAATAACCCTTGCTGTAGTTGTATCTTTAATCATTATAGTTTGTGTATTCCAGCTGTTGTCCTTAGATAGTACCTCAGAGATGGATACTGTAACTTCCCAAACCCAAACAGTTGAAAGCCAGGAATTTTTTGAACTTTTGAATCTGGACGAGGCCACTGAGGGAAATTATTATTCTATGGTTGATGAAAATGATCATAGGATTATGAGAACTGCAAGGCATATTCACGTAGGAGACCAATATATCTGTGGCAAAAATAAATTATATGAGGTGCACAGTGTAGTTGATTATACCGCCCATGCCAGAGAAATTGAAAGGACACAGGCCGGCAGCAGTTTCTTCAGTGATTTTATAAGTAGTGTTGGAGAAAGGTTAAATTTTAACATTCCAGTCCTATTACAGAGTCAAGAAGCTCAGCAGGAAAACCGATTATTGGGAGTATATCACAGCCATGGTGCCGAGGCATATGTGCCTGGTGACGGGGAGGAGAGCATAGACGAAGGTGGAGGAATACTTGATGTGGGGAGATCATTGGCTCAAGCTTTGGAGGATAAAGGAATAGAAGTTATTCATTCAGAAGAGACTCATGTTCCCCATGATTCCGGAGCCTATGTCCGCTCTCGCAGGACAGCAGAAGAAATGCTTCAAGAGGATCCTGATGCCTTGTTTGATGTTCACCGGGATGCAGTACCTCCCGATGAATACCTGGCGGAGGTGGAAGGGGAAGAAAGGGTTCAGATTCAATTAATAGTAGGACGTCAAAACCAGAATGCTTCCAACATCCAGCAGTTTGCCGAAGGTCTCAAGGAAAAAGGGGATGAGCTTTATCCCAACCTGGTGAAGGGTATTTTTATGGCCCAGGGAAACTATAATCAGGATATGTCCCCCAATGCCATGCTGTTGGAGGTGGGAGCCCATGAAAATGAAAAGGCCGGGGCCCAAGAGTCCGTTGTTCTATTTGCAGATGTAATAAGTAAATATTTGTATGGAACTGATGAAGGCGGGGAGCAGATTGGTTTGACTCAGGATTCCCCCGGCGGACCGGGAGGTACAGCCATTACCCAGGTCTTTAGTCTGTTGGCTTTAGTGGTTGCGGCTTTAGCTGCATATCTTTTAATCAGCACCGAAAACTTAGAGGAAGCAAAGGCAAAACTTAAACATTTTACCAGTAAGGAGTTTAGGGATATAGCAGGAGGCAAAATTAAACAAAAATTCAATAATCAAGAAAATACCGAATTTGCTGAAGAAATTAGTCCTGAAGATAGCAGCAGCTCTGAAGAGAATGACCCTGAAGAGGGAGAAAAAGATTCCCAAGAGTAA
- a CDS encoding bifunctional 4-hydroxy-3-methylbut-2-enyl diphosphate reductase/30S ribosomal protein S1, which yields MKIKFAEHAGFCIGVERALKMALEKADEGDIIFTLGPLVHNQQVVDFLKQRNINYVDTLGEIEEGTVIFRSHGVPPEVVKEAEDKSLRIIDATCPFVKKVQDKVSHLADQGYQIIIVGDPEHPEVKGLIGWSKGQAVVIDDINKVKELSHREKIAVVSQTTLGEEYFNRVVEEIKKYSPGLHIFKTICRATGLRQKAAVKLAEQVNLMIVIGGYTSSNTSKLAAACNMTGTPTYHIEKAIDLQKDWLDNINVVGVTAGASTPICSLKEVYSRMSEFMKENDEKEVQEEEILKEDKIEGEAEEAVTEEEQVVENIQIEQDETEVNAAEKEDVSFKKDGEELSADDYSSSIPKKGSTIQGKVIQVTESEVNIDLNLKNDGVIPRNEVSLNEGESLQELFQVGDELELYVLKVPMADEDRVILSKKRFDREKLWNDLEKAHEEGNDMTARVSEVVKGGLILDLGIRAFLPASLVDLRYVPDLQQFVGEEMKVRVIELNRSKNKVVVSRKKVLEQELEETKKETLGQISQGEVIKGEVRRLTDFGAFVDVGGIDGLVHISEISWQRIEHPSVELEVGQFVDVKVLSINPEEERISLSIKQAKPDPWTVVNNNFTKGELVTGPIKCVVDFGVFVEIMPGVEGLVHISQLSEEHVTHPNEVVSEGQELTVRILDINPSDKRISLSLREAKKEKVQKEKPRVTQPKEEEDPKGTGFTMGEVMDLGDFFDNAKTEEE from the coding sequence TTGAAAATAAAATTTGCTGAACATGCAGGTTTTTGTATTGGGGTAGAGAGAGCTCTTAAAATGGCTCTTGAAAAAGCAGATGAAGGTGATATAATTTTTACCTTGGGTCCGTTAGTACACAATCAGCAGGTGGTGGATTTTTTAAAACAGAGAAATATTAATTATGTAGATACGTTGGGGGAAATTGAAGAGGGGACAGTAATTTTTAGAAGTCATGGGGTTCCGCCGGAAGTTGTAAAGGAGGCGGAGGACAAGAGTTTAAGGATTATTGATGCTACTTGTCCCTTTGTTAAAAAAGTACAAGATAAAGTTTCACATTTGGCTGATCAGGGGTATCAAATCATCATTGTAGGGGATCCTGAGCATCCGGAGGTGAAAGGGCTGATTGGTTGGTCAAAAGGACAGGCAGTTGTAATAGACGACATAAATAAAGTAAAGGAACTCTCCCATAGAGAAAAAATTGCCGTAGTTTCTCAAACTACGCTGGGAGAGGAATATTTTAACCGGGTAGTGGAAGAAATAAAAAAATACAGCCCCGGATTACATATTTTTAAAACTATATGCAGAGCCACAGGTTTACGTCAAAAGGCTGCTGTGAAGTTGGCAGAGCAGGTGAACCTCATGATTGTGATTGGCGGGTACACCAGCTCAAATACCAGCAAACTGGCTGCCGCATGTAATATGACCGGTACACCGACCTATCATATCGAAAAAGCGATAGATTTACAAAAAGATTGGTTGGATAATATAAATGTTGTGGGTGTGACTGCCGGTGCTTCCACACCCATCTGTAGTCTAAAGGAGGTATACAGTAGAATGTCAGAATTTATGAAGGAAAACGATGAAAAAGAAGTTCAAGAGGAAGAAATCCTAAAGGAAGATAAGATAGAAGGAGAGGCAGAGGAAGCAGTGACTGAAGAAGAACAAGTAGTTGAAAATATCCAGATAGAACAGGATGAAACTGAGGTAAATGCAGCAGAAAAAGAAGATGTGTCTTTTAAGAAAGATGGGGAGGAATTGTCTGCTGATGATTATTCCAGCAGTATTCCTAAGAAGGGCAGTACTATTCAAGGAAAAGTAATTCAGGTGACTGAAAGTGAGGTTAATATTGACCTTAATTTAAAAAACGATGGTGTTATTCCGAGAAACGAGGTTAGTTTAAACGAGGGAGAGTCTTTACAGGAGTTATTTCAGGTGGGAGATGAGCTTGAGCTTTATGTGCTGAAAGTGCCTATGGCAGACGAAGATCGGGTGATACTATCCAAGAAGAGATTTGACCGGGAAAAGTTATGGAATGATTTGGAGAAGGCCCATGAAGAGGGAAATGATATGACCGCCCGGGTTTCTGAGGTTGTAAAAGGAGGATTAATCCTTGATTTAGGCATAAGAGCTTTTTTGCCAGCCTCATTGGTTGATTTAAGATATGTTCCTGACCTTCAGCAGTTCGTAGGGGAAGAAATGAAGGTAAGAGTCATTGAACTGAACCGGTCAAAAAATAAAGTTGTGGTTTCCCGTAAAAAGGTATTGGAACAGGAATTGGAAGAAACGAAAAAAGAAACACTGGGTCAAATTAGCCAGGGAGAAGTCATAAAAGGTGAAGTAAGAAGGCTGACAGACTTTGGTGCCTTTGTAGATGTTGGCGGTATTGACGGTTTGGTGCATATATCTGAGATATCTTGGCAAAGAATCGAGCATCCTTCAGTAGAACTAGAAGTTGGACAATTTGTGGATGTTAAGGTACTTTCTATTAATCCTGAGGAGGAAAGGATTTCCCTCAGTATTAAGCAGGCCAAGCCGGATCCCTGGACGGTAGTTAACAATAACTTTACAAAGGGAGAGTTGGTTACCGGACCCATAAAATGCGTTGTTGATTTTGGGGTATTTGTAGAGATCATGCCTGGGGTAGAGGGACTGGTTCACATTTCACAGTTGTCGGAAGAACATGTCACTCATCCCAATGAAGTGGTAAGTGAGGGCCAGGAACTCACGGTTAGAATATTAGATATTAATCCCAGTGATAAAAGAATTAGTTTGAGTCTCCGGGAAGCCAAGAAGGAAAAGGTACAAAAAGAAAAGCCCCGGGTAACCCAGCCAAAAGAAGAAGAAGATCCCAAAGGAACAGGTTTTACCATGGGTGAGGTTATGGATTTAGGAGACTTCTTTGACAATGCTAAAACAGAAGAAGAATAA
- the cmk gene encoding (d)CMP kinase — protein sequence MVHVNIAIDGPAGAGKSTAAKGVAKRLGLKYIDTGAMYRAITWKGILKGIDFEKSREIELLTSNTVINIKKGSDDSNRIYLDGVDVTTEIRDPSVNRKVSLVAKNQQVRDMMVAQQREIASGGGIVMDGRDIGTHVLPGAHFKFFINATLEERAHRRYLELTKQGHEISEEDVQKEISMRDKIDTEREFSPLVAAKDAIFVDTTNLTAREVEEKIVIHVKECIQAGTA from the coding sequence TTGGTTCATGTAAATATAGCTATAGATGGACCAGCAGGAGCAGGGAAAAGTACTGCTGCTAAGGGTGTTGCTAAAAGGCTGGGGTTAAAGTATATAGATACCGGGGCCATGTACAGAGCAATCACCTGGAAAGGTATATTAAAAGGAATAGATTTTGAAAAATCCAGGGAAATAGAACTGCTAACTTCAAATACTGTAATTAACATTAAAAAAGGTTCCGATGATAGTAATAGAATTTACCTTGATGGTGTTGATGTTACCACGGAAATAAGAGACCCGTCCGTCAACCGGAAAGTCTCGCTGGTGGCCAAAAACCAACAGGTAAGAGACATGATGGTTGCCCAACAGCGGGAGATTGCTTCCGGCGGTGGAATAGTCATGGATGGAAGAGACATTGGCACCCATGTTTTACCCGGTGCACATTTTAAATTTTTTATCAATGCTACTTTGGAAGAAAGGGCCCATAGACGTTATCTTGAATTAACTAAACAGGGTCATGAAATAAGTGAAGAAGATGTTCAAAAAGAAATCAGTATGAGGGATAAGATTGATACAGAGAGAGAATTTTCTCCGTTAGTGGCAGCAAAGGACGCTATTTTTGTCGATACAACTAATCTTACTGCCAGGGAAGTTGAAGAAAAAATAGTAATACACGTAAAAGAATGTATCCAGGCTGGCACAGCCTGA
- a CDS encoding DUF1614 domain-containing protein, whose translation MASGMVLLVVIGVLIYLGFAQRILDKMRLTDRQALLFIGAVLIGTFIPDIPITDNLGINIGGGVLPILLIGYLLMKADTVKEKRRAVTALIVATVVVYGAAKIIPVEPTYNFFLDPMYIFALLAGIVGYLAGRSRRSAFIAGSGAMILTDVVSRIEVVLIGGEGSLVIGGAGMFDGIIIAGLIAVSLAEIVGETREHIQRPATFSRENEHQEHHENQGEQEENQNPDHNPDRQGGE comes from the coding sequence ATGGCATCAGGTATGGTTCTTTTGGTAGTAATAGGAGTTTTAATTTATCTGGGATTTGCTCAAAGGATACTGGATAAGATGAGATTGACGGATCGACAGGCACTTCTATTTATCGGGGCCGTCTTAATAGGTACTTTTATTCCGGATATTCCAATCACTGATAACTTGGGCATAAATATTGGGGGAGGGGTTCTTCCTATTTTATTAATTGGCTATCTGCTGATGAAAGCAGATACAGTCAAAGAAAAGAGGAGGGCGGTTACTGCTTTAATCGTTGCCACAGTGGTTGTTTATGGGGCTGCTAAAATCATTCCGGTGGAACCAACCTATAATTTTTTTTTAGACCCCATGTATATTTTTGCATTACTGGCTGGTATTGTAGGTTATCTGGCCGGAAGATCCCGCAGGTCTGCTTTTATCGCAGGGTCTGGTGCAATGATTTTAACTGATGTGGTCTCCCGAATTGAAGTTGTATTGATCGGGGGAGAGGGTTCTTTAGTTATTGGGGGAGCGGGAATGTTTGATGGAATTATTATTGCCGGTTTAATCGCTGTATCTCTGGCGGAAATAGTTGGCGAAACCAGAGAACATATACAAAGACCTGCAACTTTTAGCAGGGAAAATGAACATCAAGAACATCATGAAAATCAAGGTGAACAGGAAGAAAATCAAAATCCCGACCATAATCCTGACCGCCAGGGGGGTGAATAG
- a CDS encoding YIEGIA family protein, with translation MPFNIFPIAFGVLLGTLTRFAILKTDYRFYPSYPHGVMNHISLGFIAAVLGSVAIPALIAQEFTAVSFLALAAQQFRDVRAAEREMLLNLDKTELVQRGPDYIEGIAKVFESRNYLVIFTALIVSSVTLYSHWIIGFGAGALVVMMSIRLMSGKVIGDIARVRIGEVKFEGPNVFVENIHIMNLAGDETKDIVLTRGIGVIIEPINDNERETLANTGQRMAIAHDAASQLGIYKDVDTPEFMPLVRRDLDTGRTAMLIVPIEKDPEFLIMAVKGVPVLESATGKPLKSRAGKMAED, from the coding sequence ATGCCTTTTAATATATTCCCTATTGCATTTGGGGTTCTGTTGGGTACTTTGACTAGATTTGCTATTTTAAAAACGGACTACCGTTTTTATCCCAGCTATCCTCATGGGGTGATGAATCATATTTCTTTAGGATTTATTGCAGCCGTTCTGGGTTCGGTAGCCATTCCGGCACTGATAGCTCAGGAGTTTACCGCGGTGAGCTTTTTGGCCCTGGCAGCTCAACAGTTCCGGGATGTAAGGGCTGCCGAAAGAGAAATGCTTTTGAACTTAGATAAGACTGAACTGGTACAGAGGGGCCCTGATTATATAGAAGGGATTGCTAAGGTTTTTGAGTCAAGGAATTATTTGGTGATCTTTACGGCATTAATCGTAAGCTCTGTGACGCTGTATTCACACTGGATCATAGGATTTGGGGCCGGGGCCCTGGTAGTTATGATGAGTATTCGGTTGATGTCCGGGAAGGTAATTGGCGATATTGCCCGGGTGAGGATAGGAGAAGTCAAATTTGAAGGGCCCAATGTATTCGTAGAAAATATTCATATTATGAATTTAGCCGGGGATGAAACGAAAGATATTGTTCTAACTAGGGGAATAGGGGTTATCATAGAACCCATTAATGACAATGAGCGGGAAACCCTGGCTAATACTGGTCAGCGTATGGCCATCGCCCATGACGCCGCATCCCAGCTGGGTATTTACAAGGATGTGGACACTCCGGAGTTTATGCCGTTGGTTAGAAGAGATTTAGATACCGGCAGAACCGCCATGTTAATTGTACCCATTGAGAAGGATCCGGAATTTTTAATTATGGCTGTAAAAGGGGTGCCTGTACTGGAGAGTGCCACAGGGAAACCTTTAAAATCCAGGGCTGGAAAGATGGCAGAGGATTAA
- a CDS encoding DUF3189 family protein has protein sequence MQVIYHSCGGSFTPALAAGIHCGMLPREKYPGKKELLSCSLFHRGTPKNHGVIHYAGSDGKGNEIYFMGSRKAFQILENTLRGVLEIVREDPRKLYFVDTFPLTNLEMRAGMFLYSRKVVTQMAFRLLLKGSQKAFSDFTELIEKVEKDLLLKQLN, from the coding sequence ATGCAGGTGATTTATCACAGCTGCGGGGGAAGTTTTACTCCGGCTCTGGCAGCAGGAATTCACTGCGGCATGCTTCCCCGAGAAAAATACCCAGGGAAAAAGGAGCTTTTGTCCTGCAGTCTATTTCATCGGGGGACACCAAAAAATCATGGGGTGATTCATTATGCAGGGTCTGATGGAAAGGGAAACGAGATTTATTTTATGGGCAGCAGGAAGGCTTTTCAGATCTTAGAAAATACATTACGGGGTGTACTGGAAATAGTGAGGGAAGATCCCCGAAAGCTTTACTTTGTAGACACTTTTCCCTTGACCAATCTGGAGATGAGAGCGGGAATGTTTCTGTACAGTCGAAAAGTAGTAACTCAAATGGCTTTTAGACTGCTCTTGAAAGGCTCCCAAAAGGCTTTTTCTGATTTTACCGAGCTTATTGAAAAAGTTGAAAAG
- a CDS encoding lysophospholipid acyltransferase family protein, protein MFYMIVRGLFRIIFKIIFPLELTGVDNIPANGPAIICSNHISWWDPPLMAAMNFRPSTFMAKEELFKNYISRKVIYALGGFPVKRGVPDRKAIKTALENLNQGKVLTLFPEGTRSKTGQLLNPLPGAGYIALKSKAPIIPVAIKGPYKVFRKVQVKIGPPIYADDVKIEGKGKAIEYVSRFLMQNIKDML, encoded by the coding sequence ATGTTTTATATGATAGTCAGAGGATTATTCCGCATAATTTTTAAAATAATTTTTCCCTTAGAATTAACTGGGGTTGATAACATTCCTGCCAATGGCCCGGCGATTATTTGCTCCAATCATATCAGTTGGTGGGATCCACCACTGATGGCTGCAATGAATTTCAGACCCAGTACTTTCATGGCTAAAGAAGAATTGTTTAAAAATTATATATCAAGAAAAGTTATTTATGCTTTGGGAGGTTTTCCTGTAAAAAGGGGAGTGCCTGATAGAAAAGCCATTAAGACAGCGTTAGAAAATCTTAATCAGGGAAAGGTTCTTACTTTATTTCCCGAGGGAACCCGAAGCAAAACCGGTCAATTATTAAACCCCCTGCCCGGAGCAGGATACATAGCGTTAAAGAGCAAGGCTCCTATCATTCCAGTAGCTATTAAGGGTCCGTATAAGGTTTTTAGGAAAGTTCAAGTTAAAATAGGGCCTCCCATTTATGCAGATGATGTTAAAATCGAAGGAAAAGGAAAAGCTATAGAATATGTAAGCAGATTTCTAATGCAAAATATAAAAGATATGCTTTAA
- the fni gene encoding type 2 isopentenyl-diphosphate Delta-isomerase has protein sequence MTRISRKDDHINFSMELPTHSADFKDCAFVHMSLPGVDFDNIDLKTTIAGLSLSLPIFINAITGGTLLSKEINSKLASAARKAGIAMAVGSQMAAIENKEMERTFKVVREIYPEGIVFANIGAYAKPKDAEKAVKMLEASALQLHLNVPQELLMSEGDRHFKGYLDNIKRIKENISVPLIVKEVGFGMSRETALKLTGIGVKILDIGGRGGTNFMQIEASRRGIQPDKELLNWGIPTLTSLLEVMDVVKNNGDVIASGGINNAMTAAKSLCLGAKAVGIAGLPIKIILEQGEDFFLKWLENLMYNLKIIMAMVGAANIEDFRNKPLVITGETACWMDKRGVDLSWLARR, from the coding sequence ATGACCAGAATTTCTCGAAAGGACGACCATATTAATTTTAGTATGGAGCTTCCAACACATTCTGCAGATTTTAAAGATTGCGCTTTCGTACACATGAGTTTACCAGGCGTTGATTTTGATAATATTGATTTAAAAACAACTATTGCAGGCTTATCTTTAAGCCTGCCTATTTTTATTAACGCCATTACCGGAGGAACCCTTCTAAGCAAAGAAATCAATAGTAAGCTGGCCTCGGCAGCCAGGAAAGCCGGAATTGCTATGGCGGTGGGTTCACAGATGGCAGCTATAGAAAACAAAGAGATGGAGAGAACCTTCAAAGTCGTCCGGGAAATATATCCTGAGGGTATTGTTTTTGCCAATATTGGAGCCTATGCTAAACCGAAGGATGCGGAGAAAGCGGTGAAGATGCTAGAGGCTAGTGCTTTACAGCTGCATTTAAATGTCCCGCAGGAGTTGTTAATGTCGGAGGGGGATCGACATTTTAAAGGTTATCTGGATAATATAAAAAGAATTAAAGAAAACATAAGTGTTCCACTGATTGTAAAAGAAGTGGGCTTTGGTATGAGCCGGGAAACTGCACTTAAGTTGACAGGTATTGGAGTAAAAATACTGGACATAGGAGGGCGGGGAGGTACTAATTTCATGCAAATTGAAGCGAGTCGAAGGGGAATACAGCCGGATAAGGAACTGCTTAACTGGGGTATTCCTACCCTGACCAGTCTGCTGGAGGTAATGGACGTAGTTAAAAATAATGGAGATGTGATTGCCTCCGGGGGAATAAATAATGCAATGACAGCAGCCAAGTCCCTGTGCTTGGGTGCAAAAGCAGTTGGAATTGCTGGTTTGCCCATTAAGATTATACTAGAGCAGGGGGAAGATTTTTTTCTAAAATGGCTGGAAAACTTGATGTATAACTTAAAAATAATTATGGCTATGGTGGGAGCTGCTAATATAGAGGACTTTAGAAACAAGCCCTTGGTGATTACAGGTGAAACTGCTTGCTGGATGGATAAAAGGGGAGTAGATCTAAGCTGGCTGGCTCGCCGATAA